Proteins encoded by one window of Anopheles maculipalpis chromosome 2RL, idAnoMacuDA_375_x, whole genome shotgun sequence:
- the LOC126556629 gene encoding voltage-dependent calcium channel type A subunit alpha-1-like isoform X4 — translation MYSALAASQEEALPDKDGSGKQMGPKKGKKGSPRHRTGPPPPGPSSLFIFAEDNFIRKATKFIIEWPPFEYAVLLTIIANCVVLALEEHLPRGDKTVLAQKLELTESYFLCIFTIEAALKIVALGLVLHADSYLRNIWNMMDFFVVFTGLVTLLPLPLDVDLRTLRSIRVLRPLKLVSGVPSLQVVLKSIIKAMAPLLQIGLLVLFAIVIFAIIGLEFYSGVLHKSCYSLENAFEIIEEGDLPTPCYDDDDTMNAELPAGVHLCNHNESACIEQWEGPNYGITNFDNIGFAMLTVFQCITMEGWTSTMYWTNDAIGSTFNWIYFVPLIIIGSFFMLNLVLGVLSGEFAREREKVENRQEFLKLRRQQQLEKELNGFVEWICKAEEIILAEDRTTEEERMYIMEARKKAAAKRKKLKNLGKSKSSETDDEEATTESGDEGILKKEKKPAKSGFWRAEKRFRYCIRHTVKTQWFYWFVIVLVFLNTICVAVEHYGQPNWLALFLYYAEFVFLGLFMCEMLIKIYALGPRIYFESAFNRFDCIVIAGSIFEVVWSAYKEGSFGISVLRALRLLRIFKVTKYWSSLRNLVISLLSSMRSIISLLFLLFLFILIFALLGMQLFGGQFILPEGTPPTNFNTFTIALLTVFQILTGEDWNEVMYLGINSQGGHESGMIYSLYFIILTLFGNYTLLNVFLAIAVDNLANAQELTAAEEQQQERDKEKQQMELEKEMEALQKAKDGTPTTEDAEAEKEKEKESKKEEKKEEEPEEEAPEGPKPMLPYSCMFIFSSTNPMRRAAHWVVNLRYFDFFIMIVISLSSIALAAEDPVQEDSPRNKVLNNLDYAFTCVFTIEMLLKVIDLGIILHPGSYLREIWNIMDAVVVGCAVVSIGFDISGSDAGADLSTIKSLRVLRVLRPLKTIKRVPKLKAVFDCVVGSLKNVINILIVYILFQFIFAVIAVQLFNGKFFYCTDDSKHNSIDCQGSYFIYSEVDGLPRSAKREWKTQYFNYDNVATAMLTLFAVQTGEGWPQVLQNSMAATYEDQGPIQNFRIEMSIFYVVYFVVFPFFFVNIFVALIIITFQEQGEAELQDGEIDKNQKSCIDFTIGARPLERYIPTKHSGFKYTVWRIIVSAPFEYFIMTLIVFNTLLLMMKCHDQNKKLENFMKYLNMIFTGMFSVETVLKIIGFGARNFFKDAWNVFDLITVIGSIVDALILLLWENSFNVGFLRLFRAARLIKLLRQGDTIRILLWTFVQSFKALPYVCLLIAMLFFIYAIIGMQVFGNIELDPDTAISRHNNFRSFLDGLMLLFRCATGESWPNIMLACLKGRPCDPRANKPNETCGSTLAYGYFVSFIFFCSFLMLNLFVAVIMDNFDYLTRDSSILGAHHLDEFVRIWAEYDPSASGKLHYTEMYDMLKNMAPPLGFGNKCPNRLAYKKLIRMNMPVDEEGRVGFTTTLFALIRENLSIKMRPAEEMDQADMELRQTIRQIWPIQAKKMVDLLVPPNNVLNTGKMTVGKIYAGILMLETWRNNKGARYDFEPELQEHKNHEIQEPYIDDGHLHPDQRNGHVRSPSLQRGSALERSPSPRHLHHDIGFSETVSNVVEIARRDHLIATSPARSPSPSRLDTQISAHHRCNRRIHPYGTTSLGQRSRSPSPARLQEWRERERDRYREEIVSRPYIQHTYPVLQSHRDFGRRLPPRPIKPTTLQLKSTNINFPQLNTSPTHQNLHLALNTHSLPYSVHSLPGSRGDIPRDPRIYHHTESERDRERERLRERERDYGSRYVFRDTERELFEIERELERARDSARDTEYERVEPLSYEHLYTLGRTGGSSFGSSALNGYKPKVGMHSIYSESDEGDWC, via the exons ATGTACAGTGC GTTAGCAGCGTCCCAAGAGGAGGCGCTTCCTGATAAGGACGGCAGCGGGAAGCAAATGGGTCCGAAGAAGGGAAAGAAGGGCAGCCCGAGGCATCGTACcggtccaccaccacccggaCCCTCCTCACTGTTCATCTTTGCGGAGGATAATTTCATACGCAA GGCAACCAAATTCATCATAGAATGGCCGCCGTTCGAGTACGCCGTCTTGCTGACAATCATCGCCAACTGCGTAGTGCTGGCGCTGGAGGAACATCTGCCCCGGGGCGACAAAACCGTGCTCGCCCAAAAGCTGGAGCTCACCGAGAGCTACTTCCTGTGCATCTTCACGATCGAGGCAGCACTCAAGATCGTTGCGCTGGGGCTGGTACTGCACGCCGACTCCTATCTGCGCAACATCTGGAACATGATGGATTTCTTCGTCGTTTTTACGGG GCTCGTGACGTTGCTTCCTCTTCCGCTCGACGTAGATCTAAGAACGTTGAGGTCGATTCGTGTGTTACGACCGTTAAAATTAGTTTCTGGAGTTCCTA GTCTACAAGTTGTGCTAAAGTCGATCATTAAAGCTATGGCACCGTTGCTACAAATCGGACTTTTGGTCTTGTTCGCAATCGTTATTTTCGCAATTATAGGGTTAGAATTTTACTCGGGTGTTTTGCACAAAAGTTGTTATAGCTTAGAGAACGCCT TTGAAATCATCGAAGAGGGCGACCTGCCAACGCCTTGctacgatgacgatgacacCATGAACGCAGAACTGCCGGCCGGGGTCCATCTATGCAATCATAACGAGAGCGCCTGCATCGAACAGTGGGAAGGTCCGAACTATGGCATCACGAACTTCGACAACATCGGATTCGCTATGTTGACCGTGTTCCAATGCATCACGATGGAGGGCTGGACATCCACCATGTACTGG ACCAACGACGCAATAGGCTCAACGTTTAATTGGATATATTTTGTGCCTTTGATTATTattggttcattttttatgctcaACCTAGTGCTCGGTGTTCTCAGCGG TGAGTTTGCTCGCGAGCGTGAGAAGGTGGAAAACCGCCAAGAGTTCCTGAAGCTGCGccgccagcagcagctcgaAAAGGAACTGAACGGATTCGTCGAGTGGATCTGCAAGGCGGAAGAGATCATACTGGCCGAAGATCGTACCACCGAGGAGGAGCGCATGTACATAATGGAGGCCCGCAAGAAGGCGGCCGCCAAGcggaaaaagctaaaaaatcTGGGCAAATCGAAATCCTCCGAAACGGACGACGAGGAAGCgacgaccgaatcgggcgacGAGGGCATCctcaagaaggaaaagaaaccgGCCAAATCGGGTTTCTGGCGGGCGGAAAAGCGGTTCCGCTACTGCATCCGGCACACGGTCAAGACGCAATGGTTCTACTGGTTCGTCATAGTGCTGGTGTTTCTGAACACGATCTGCGTCGCCGTCGAGCACTATGGTCAACCGAACTGGCTGGCGCTCTTTCTAT ACTACGCCGAGTTTGTCTTTCTCGGGCTGTTCATGTGCGAAATGCTGATCAAAATCTACGCCCTCGGGCCGCGCATCTACTTCGAGTCCGCCTTCAACCGTTTCGATTGCATCGTCATCGCCGGGTCGATCTTCGAAGTTGTTTGGTCCGCTTACAAGGAAGGCTCGTTCGGTATCTCCGTACTGCGAGCCCTTCGACTGCTGCGGATCTTCAAGGTCACCAAATACTGGTCCTCACTGCGTAATCTCGTCATCTCGTTACTCAGCTCCATGCGATCGATTATTTCGTTACTGTTTCTGCTCTTTCTGTTCATATTGATCTTCGCGCTGCTCGGCATGCAGCTGTTCGGCGGCCAGTTCATCCTGCCGGAGGGAACCCCGCCGACCAATTTCAATACGTTCACCATCGCGCTGCTTACCGTGTTCCAGATCCTGACCGGCGAGGACTGGAATGAGGTTATGTACCTCGGCATCAACTCCCAGGGCGGGCACGAGTCGGGCATGATCTACTCGCTGTACTTCATCATACTCACGCTGTTCGGCAACTACACACTGCTGAACGTTTTCTTGGCTATCGCGGTTGACAACTTGGCCAACGCCCAAGAGCTGACGGCGGCCGAAGAGCAGCAACAGGAACGAGACAAAGAGAAGCAGCAAATGGAGTTGGAGAAAGAGATGGAAGCGTTGCAGAAGGCGAAAGATGGCACCCCGACCACGGAAGATGCCGAGgcggagaaggagaaggaaaaggaaagcaagaaagaggaaaagaaagaagaggaGCCGGAAGAGGAGGCCCCCGAGGGTCCGAAACCGATGCTGCCGTACTCTTGTATGTTCATCTTCTCGTCGACCAACCC AATGCGCCGTGCTGCCCATTGGGTAGTGAATCTGCGCTACTTCGACTTCTTCATCATGATCGTCATCTCACTGTCCTCGATCGCGCTCGCTGCCGAGGATCCGGTGCAGGAAGATTCGCCGCGCAACAAAGTGCTAAACAATCTCGATTACGCCTTCACCTGCGTGTTTACGATCGAAATGTTGCTGAAGGTGATCGATCTCGGTATCATACTGCATCCGGGGAGTTATCTGCGCGAAATCTGGAACATTATGGATGCGGTTGTCGTCGGTTGTGCGGTGGTGAGCATCGGGTTCGACATCAGCGGCAGTGATGCGGGTGCCGATCTGTCCACGATCAAGTCGCTGCGAGTGTTGCGCGTGCTGCGTCCGctgaaaacaatcaaacgtGTGCCGAAGCTGAAGGCAGTCTTCGATTGTGTCGTGGGCTCGCTCAAGAATGTCATCAACATCCTGATCGTGTACATACTGTTTCAGTTCATCTTTGCCGTCATCGCGGTGCAGCTGTTCAATGGGAAGTTTTTCTACTGCACCGATGACAGCAAACATAACAGCATCGACTGCCA GGGTTCTTACTTTATCTACAGCGAGGTAGACGGATTGCCGCGCTCTGCCAAACGGGAATGGAAAACGCAGTACTTCAACTACGACAATGTGGCGACCGCCATGTTGACTCTCTTTGCCGTACAAACTGGTGAAGGGTGGCCACA AGTCCTACAGAACTCGATGGCAGCGACGTACGAAGATCAGGGACCAATACAGAACTTCCGCATCGAAATGTCGATCTTTTACGTGGTGTACTTTGTGGTGTTTCCATTCTTCTTCGTGAACATCTTCGTGGCCTTGATTATCATCACGTTCCAGGAGCAGGGCGAGGCGGAGCTGCAGGATGGCGAAATCGATAAGAACCAAAAGTCCTGCATCGACTTCACGATCGGTGCCCGGCCGCTGGAGCGCTATATCCCAACGAAACATTCCGGGTTCAAGTACACGGTCTGGCGCATCATCGTGTCGGCACCGTTCGAGTACTTCATTATGACACTGATTGTGTTCAACACGCTGCTTCTGATGATGAAG TGCCACGATCAGAACAAAAAGCTGGAAAACTTCATGAAGTACCTCAATATGATATTTACCGGCATGTTCAGTGTGGAAACGGTACTCAAAATAATAGGATTTGGCGCAAGG AACTTTTTCAAAGATGCTTGGAATGTTTTCGATTTAATCACTGTAATCGGTAGTATAGTTGATGCGTTGATATTATTATTGTGG GAAAATTCTTTCAATGTCGGATTTCTGCGACTCTTCCGTGCTGCCCGTTTAATCAAGCTGCTCCGCCAGGGTGACACCATCCGTATTCTCCTCTGGACTTTTGTCCAATCTTTCAAAGCACTGCCCTATGTTTGCCTGCTGATTGCAATGCTGTTCTTTATCTACGCCATTATAGGAATGCAG GTGTTTGGAAACATAGAACTAGATCCCGATACCGCCATCAGTCGTCACAACAACTTCCGATCGTTCCTCGACGGTTTAATGTTACTATTTCG ATGTGCTACCGGCGAATCTTGGCCGAATATTATGTTAGCTTGTCTTAAGGGACGACCCTGCGATCCACGGGCGAACAAGCCGAACGAAACCTGCGGATCGACACTGGCATACGGGTACTTTGTGTCATTCATATTTTTCTGCTCTTTCTTG ATGTTGAACTTGTTCGTTGCTGTCATTATGGATAACTTTGACTATCTGACCAGAGATTCCAGCATCCTTGGTGCGCATCATTTGGATGAGTTTGTTCGGATATGGGCCGAATACGATCCATCTGCATC TGGTAAGCTGCACTACACCGAGATGTACGACATGTTGAAGAACATGGCACCACCGCTCGGATTCGGAAACAAGTGTCCCAACCGATTGGCGTACAAAAAGCTTATACGGATGAACATGCCGGTAGACGAGGAAGGTAGAGTAGGCTTCACCACGACACTGTTTGCATTGATACGGGAAAATCTTAGCATCAAGATGCGACCAG CCGAAGAGATGGATCAAGCAGATATGGAGCTGCGTCAAACTATCAGGCAGATATGGCCAATCCAGGCGAAAAAGATGGTGGATCTACTGGTACCACCGAACAACGTGCTAAACACTGGCAAGATGACGGTTGGCAAGATCTACGCAGGCATTCTGATGCTAGAAACCTGGCGCAACAATAAGGGCGCCCGTTATGACTTCGAGCCGGAGCTACAGGAGCACAAAAACCACGAGATACAGGAACCGTACATCGACGACGGTCATCTGCATCCCGATCAAAGAAATGGACATGTGCGATCACCCAGCTTGCA ACGTGGATCAGCACTGGAACGATCGCCAAGCCCGAGGCATCTGCACCACGACATCGGTTTCTCGGAGACCGTCTCGAACGTGGTGGAGATAGCCCGCCGGGACCATCTTATTG CCACCAGTCCGGCACGTTCGCCCTCGCCCAGTCGCTTGGATACGCAGATCAGTGCCCACCATCGGTGCAATCGTAGAATACATCCGTACGGTACGACTAGTCTCGGTCAGCGCTCACGGTCCCCGAGTCCGGCACGGCTGCAGGAGTGGAGAGAACGGGAACGTGACCGGTATCGCGAAGAAATCG TGTCCCGCCCGTACATCCAGCACACGTACCCAGTATTACAATCACACCGAGACTTTGGCCGCCGGCTGCCGCCCAGACCAATCAAGCCGACGACGCTGCAGCTCAAGTCCACCAACATCAACTTTCCGCAGCTCAACACGAGTCCTACTCAT CAAAATCTACATCTGGCCCTAAACACCCACAGCCTGCCGTACAGTGTTCATTCGTTGCCGGGATCGCGGGGTGACATACCGCGCGATCCTCGCATCTACCATCACACCGAAAGCGAGCGGGATCGTGAGCGGGAAAGGCTACGGGAGCGGGAACGGGACTATGGATCGCGGTACGTGTTCCGTGACACCGAGCGGGAGCTGTTCGAGATTGAGCGCGAGCTAGAGCGAGCACGTGATTCAGCCCGGGACACGGAGTACGAACG CGTCGAACCGTTATCGTACGAGCATCTGTACACGTTGGGCCGCACCGGGGGCAGCTCGTTCGGTTCGTCCGCCCTAAACGGCTACAAACCGAAGGTCGGCATGCATTCCATCTACTCCGAGTCGGACGAAGGCGACTGGTGCTAG
- the LOC126556629 gene encoding voltage-dependent calcium channel type A subunit alpha-1-like isoform X3 → MYSALAASQEEALPDKDGSGKQMGPKKGKKGSPRHRTGPPPPGPSSLFIFAEDNFIRKATKFIIEWPPFEYAVLLTIIANCVVLALEEHLPRGDKTVLAQKLELTESYFLCIFTIEAALKIVALGLVLHADSYLRNIWNMMDFFVVFTGLVTLLPLPLDVDLRTLRSIRVLRPLKLVSGVPSLQVVLKSIIKAMAPLLQIGLLVLFAIVIFAIIGLEFYSGVLHKSCYSLENAFEIIEEGDLPTPCYDDDDTMNAELPAGVHLCNHNESACIEQWEGPNYGITNFDNIGFAMLTVFQCITMEGWTSTMYWTNDAIGSTFNWIYFVPLIIIGSFFMLNLVLGVLSGEFAREREKVENRQEFLKLRRQQQLEKELNGFVEWICKAEEIILAEDRTTEEERMYIMEARKKAAAKRKKLKNLGKSKSSETDDEEATTESGDEGILKKEKKPAKSGFWRAEKRFRYCIRHTVKTQWFYWFVIVLVFLNTICVAVEHYGQPNWLALFLYYAEFVFLGLFMCEMLIKIYALGPRIYFESAFNRFDCIVIAGSIFEVVWSAYKEGSFGISVLRALRLLRIFKVTKYWSSLRNLVISLLSSMRSIISLLFLLFLFILIFALLGMQLFGGQFILPEGTPPTNFNTFTIALLTVFQILTGEDWNEVMYLGINSQGGHESGMIYSLYFIILTLFGNYTLLNVFLAIAVDNLANAQELTAAEEQQQERDKEKQQMELEKEMEALQKAKDGTPTTEDAEAEKEKEKESKKEEKKEEEPEEEAPEGPKPMLPYSCMFIFSSTNPMRRAAHWVVNLRYFDFFIMIVISLSSIALAAEDPVQEDSPRNKVLNNLDYAFTCVFTIEMLLKVIDLGIILHPGSYLREIWNIMDAVVVGCAVVSIGFDISGSDAGADLSTIKSLRVLRVLRPLKTIKRVPKLKAVFDCVVGSLKNVINILIVYILFQFIFAVIAVQLFNGKFFYCTDDSKHNSIDCQGSYFIYSEVDGLPRSAKREWKTQYFNYDNVATAMLTLFAVQTGEGWPQVLQNSMAATYEDQGPIQNFRIEMSIFYVVYFVVFPFFFVNIFVALIIITFQEQGEAELQDGEIDKNQKSCIDFTIGARPLERYIPTKHSGFKYTVWRIIVSAPFEYFIMTLIVFNTLLLMMKCHDQNKKLENFMKYLNMIFTGMFSVETVLKIIGFGARNFFKDAWNVFDLITVIGSIVDALILLLWENSFNVGFLRLFRAARLIKLLRQGDTIRILLWTFVQSFKALPYVCLLIAMLFFIYAIIGMQVFGNIELDPDTAISRHNNFRSFLDGLMLLFRCATGESWPNIMLACLKGRPCDPRANKPNETCGSTLAYGYFVSFIFFCSFLMLNLFVAVIMDNFDYLTRDSSILGAHHLDEFVRIWAEYDPSASGKLHYTEMYDMLKNMAPPLGFGNKCPNRLAYKKLIRMNMPVDEEGRVGFTTTLFALIRENLSIKMRPAEEMDQADMELRQTIRQIWPIQAKKMVDLLVPPNNVLNTGKMTVGKIYAGILMLETWRNNKGARYDFEPELQEHKNHEIQEPYIDDGHLHPDQRNGHVRSPSLQRGSALERSPSPRHLHHDIGFSETVSNVVEIARRDHLIGRHHYGHGYGGRYHRGSWSVATSPARSPSPSRLDTQISAHHRCNRRIHPYGTTSLGQRSRSPSPARLQEWRERERDRYREEIVSRPYIQHTYPVLQSHRDFGRRLPPRPIKPTTLQLKSTNINFPQLNTSPTHQNLHLALNTHSLPYSVHSLPGSRGDIPRDPRIYHHTESERDRERERLRERERDYGSRYVFRDTERELFEIERELERARDSARDTEYERVEPLSYEHLYTLGRTGGSSFGSSALNGYKPKVGMHSIYSESDEGDWC, encoded by the exons ATGTACAGTGC GTTAGCAGCGTCCCAAGAGGAGGCGCTTCCTGATAAGGACGGCAGCGGGAAGCAAATGGGTCCGAAGAAGGGAAAGAAGGGCAGCCCGAGGCATCGTACcggtccaccaccacccggaCCCTCCTCACTGTTCATCTTTGCGGAGGATAATTTCATACGCAA GGCAACCAAATTCATCATAGAATGGCCGCCGTTCGAGTACGCCGTCTTGCTGACAATCATCGCCAACTGCGTAGTGCTGGCGCTGGAGGAACATCTGCCCCGGGGCGACAAAACCGTGCTCGCCCAAAAGCTGGAGCTCACCGAGAGCTACTTCCTGTGCATCTTCACGATCGAGGCAGCACTCAAGATCGTTGCGCTGGGGCTGGTACTGCACGCCGACTCCTATCTGCGCAACATCTGGAACATGATGGATTTCTTCGTCGTTTTTACGGG GCTCGTGACGTTGCTTCCTCTTCCGCTCGACGTAGATCTAAGAACGTTGAGGTCGATTCGTGTGTTACGACCGTTAAAATTAGTTTCTGGAGTTCCTA GTCTACAAGTTGTGCTAAAGTCGATCATTAAAGCTATGGCACCGTTGCTACAAATCGGACTTTTGGTCTTGTTCGCAATCGTTATTTTCGCAATTATAGGGTTAGAATTTTACTCGGGTGTTTTGCACAAAAGTTGTTATAGCTTAGAGAACGCCT TTGAAATCATCGAAGAGGGCGACCTGCCAACGCCTTGctacgatgacgatgacacCATGAACGCAGAACTGCCGGCCGGGGTCCATCTATGCAATCATAACGAGAGCGCCTGCATCGAACAGTGGGAAGGTCCGAACTATGGCATCACGAACTTCGACAACATCGGATTCGCTATGTTGACCGTGTTCCAATGCATCACGATGGAGGGCTGGACATCCACCATGTACTGG ACCAACGACGCAATAGGCTCAACGTTTAATTGGATATATTTTGTGCCTTTGATTATTattggttcattttttatgctcaACCTAGTGCTCGGTGTTCTCAGCGG TGAGTTTGCTCGCGAGCGTGAGAAGGTGGAAAACCGCCAAGAGTTCCTGAAGCTGCGccgccagcagcagctcgaAAAGGAACTGAACGGATTCGTCGAGTGGATCTGCAAGGCGGAAGAGATCATACTGGCCGAAGATCGTACCACCGAGGAGGAGCGCATGTACATAATGGAGGCCCGCAAGAAGGCGGCCGCCAAGcggaaaaagctaaaaaatcTGGGCAAATCGAAATCCTCCGAAACGGACGACGAGGAAGCgacgaccgaatcgggcgacGAGGGCATCctcaagaaggaaaagaaaccgGCCAAATCGGGTTTCTGGCGGGCGGAAAAGCGGTTCCGCTACTGCATCCGGCACACGGTCAAGACGCAATGGTTCTACTGGTTCGTCATAGTGCTGGTGTTTCTGAACACGATCTGCGTCGCCGTCGAGCACTATGGTCAACCGAACTGGCTGGCGCTCTTTCTAT ACTACGCCGAGTTTGTCTTTCTCGGGCTGTTCATGTGCGAAATGCTGATCAAAATCTACGCCCTCGGGCCGCGCATCTACTTCGAGTCCGCCTTCAACCGTTTCGATTGCATCGTCATCGCCGGGTCGATCTTCGAAGTTGTTTGGTCCGCTTACAAGGAAGGCTCGTTCGGTATCTCCGTACTGCGAGCCCTTCGACTGCTGCGGATCTTCAAGGTCACCAAATACTGGTCCTCACTGCGTAATCTCGTCATCTCGTTACTCAGCTCCATGCGATCGATTATTTCGTTACTGTTTCTGCTCTTTCTGTTCATATTGATCTTCGCGCTGCTCGGCATGCAGCTGTTCGGCGGCCAGTTCATCCTGCCGGAGGGAACCCCGCCGACCAATTTCAATACGTTCACCATCGCGCTGCTTACCGTGTTCCAGATCCTGACCGGCGAGGACTGGAATGAGGTTATGTACCTCGGCATCAACTCCCAGGGCGGGCACGAGTCGGGCATGATCTACTCGCTGTACTTCATCATACTCACGCTGTTCGGCAACTACACACTGCTGAACGTTTTCTTGGCTATCGCGGTTGACAACTTGGCCAACGCCCAAGAGCTGACGGCGGCCGAAGAGCAGCAACAGGAACGAGACAAAGAGAAGCAGCAAATGGAGTTGGAGAAAGAGATGGAAGCGTTGCAGAAGGCGAAAGATGGCACCCCGACCACGGAAGATGCCGAGgcggagaaggagaaggaaaaggaaagcaagaaagaggaaaagaaagaagaggaGCCGGAAGAGGAGGCCCCCGAGGGTCCGAAACCGATGCTGCCGTACTCTTGTATGTTCATCTTCTCGTCGACCAACCC AATGCGCCGTGCTGCCCATTGGGTAGTGAATCTGCGCTACTTCGACTTCTTCATCATGATCGTCATCTCACTGTCCTCGATCGCGCTCGCTGCCGAGGATCCGGTGCAGGAAGATTCGCCGCGCAACAAAGTGCTAAACAATCTCGATTACGCCTTCACCTGCGTGTTTACGATCGAAATGTTGCTGAAGGTGATCGATCTCGGTATCATACTGCATCCGGGGAGTTATCTGCGCGAAATCTGGAACATTATGGATGCGGTTGTCGTCGGTTGTGCGGTGGTGAGCATCGGGTTCGACATCAGCGGCAGTGATGCGGGTGCCGATCTGTCCACGATCAAGTCGCTGCGAGTGTTGCGCGTGCTGCGTCCGctgaaaacaatcaaacgtGTGCCGAAGCTGAAGGCAGTCTTCGATTGTGTCGTGGGCTCGCTCAAGAATGTCATCAACATCCTGATCGTGTACATACTGTTTCAGTTCATCTTTGCCGTCATCGCGGTGCAGCTGTTCAATGGGAAGTTTTTCTACTGCACCGATGACAGCAAACATAACAGCATCGACTGCCA GGGTTCTTACTTTATCTACAGCGAGGTAGACGGATTGCCGCGCTCTGCCAAACGGGAATGGAAAACGCAGTACTTCAACTACGACAATGTGGCGACCGCCATGTTGACTCTCTTTGCCGTACAAACTGGTGAAGGGTGGCCACA AGTCCTACAGAACTCGATGGCAGCGACGTACGAAGATCAGGGACCAATACAGAACTTCCGCATCGAAATGTCGATCTTTTACGTGGTGTACTTTGTGGTGTTTCCATTCTTCTTCGTGAACATCTTCGTGGCCTTGATTATCATCACGTTCCAGGAGCAGGGCGAGGCGGAGCTGCAGGATGGCGAAATCGATAAGAACCAAAAGTCCTGCATCGACTTCACGATCGGTGCCCGGCCGCTGGAGCGCTATATCCCAACGAAACATTCCGGGTTCAAGTACACGGTCTGGCGCATCATCGTGTCGGCACCGTTCGAGTACTTCATTATGACACTGATTGTGTTCAACACGCTGCTTCTGATGATGAAG TGCCACGATCAGAACAAAAAGCTGGAAAACTTCATGAAGTACCTCAATATGATATTTACCGGCATGTTCAGTGTGGAAACGGTACTCAAAATAATAGGATTTGGCGCAAGG AACTTTTTCAAAGATGCTTGGAATGTTTTCGATTTAATCACTGTAATCGGTAGTATAGTTGATGCGTTGATATTATTATTGTGG GAAAATTCTTTCAATGTCGGATTTCTGCGACTCTTCCGTGCTGCCCGTTTAATCAAGCTGCTCCGCCAGGGTGACACCATCCGTATTCTCCTCTGGACTTTTGTCCAATCTTTCAAAGCACTGCCCTATGTTTGCCTGCTGATTGCAATGCTGTTCTTTATCTACGCCATTATAGGAATGCAG GTGTTTGGAAACATAGAACTAGATCCCGATACCGCCATCAGTCGTCACAACAACTTCCGATCGTTCCTCGACGGTTTAATGTTACTATTTCG ATGTGCTACCGGCGAATCTTGGCCGAATATTATGTTAGCTTGTCTTAAGGGACGACCCTGCGATCCACGGGCGAACAAGCCGAACGAAACCTGCGGATCGACACTGGCATACGGGTACTTTGTGTCATTCATATTTTTCTGCTCTTTCTTG ATGTTGAACTTGTTCGTTGCTGTCATTATGGATAACTTTGACTATCTGACCAGAGATTCCAGCATCCTTGGTGCGCATCATTTGGATGAGTTTGTTCGGATATGGGCCGAATACGATCCATCTGCATC TGGTAAGCTGCACTACACCGAGATGTACGACATGTTGAAGAACATGGCACCACCGCTCGGATTCGGAAACAAGTGTCCCAACCGATTGGCGTACAAAAAGCTTATACGGATGAACATGCCGGTAGACGAGGAAGGTAGAGTAGGCTTCACCACGACACTGTTTGCATTGATACGGGAAAATCTTAGCATCAAGATGCGACCAG CCGAAGAGATGGATCAAGCAGATATGGAGCTGCGTCAAACTATCAGGCAGATATGGCCAATCCAGGCGAAAAAGATGGTGGATCTACTGGTACCACCGAACAACGTGCTAAACACTGGCAAGATGACGGTTGGCAAGATCTACGCAGGCATTCTGATGCTAGAAACCTGGCGCAACAATAAGGGCGCCCGTTATGACTTCGAGCCGGAGCTACAGGAGCACAAAAACCACGAGATACAGGAACCGTACATCGACGACGGTCATCTGCATCCCGATCAAAGAAATGGACATGTGCGATCACCCAGCTTGCA ACGTGGATCAGCACTGGAACGATCGCCAAGCCCGAGGCATCTGCACCACGACATCGGTTTCTCGGAGACCGTCTCGAACGTGGTGGAGATAGCCCGCCGGGACCATCTTATTGGTAGGCACCACTATGGTCATGGCTATGGCGGTAGATATCATAGAG GTTCCTGGTCCGTAGCCACCAGTCCGGCACGTTCGCCCTCGCCCAGTCGCTTGGATACGCAGATCAGTGCCCACCATCGGTGCAATCGTAGAATACATCCGTACGGTACGACTAGTCTCGGTCAGCGCTCACGGTCCCCGAGTCCGGCACGGCTGCAGGAGTGGAGAGAACGGGAACGTGACCGGTATCGCGAAGAAATCG TGTCCCGCCCGTACATCCAGCACACGTACCCAGTATTACAATCACACCGAGACTTTGGCCGCCGGCTGCCGCCCAGACCAATCAAGCCGACGACGCTGCAGCTCAAGTCCACCAACATCAACTTTCCGCAGCTCAACACGAGTCCTACTCAT CAAAATCTACATCTGGCCCTAAACACCCACAGCCTGCCGTACAGTGTTCATTCGTTGCCGGGATCGCGGGGTGACATACCGCGCGATCCTCGCATCTACCATCACACCGAAAGCGAGCGGGATCGTGAGCGGGAAAGGCTACGGGAGCGGGAACGGGACTATGGATCGCGGTACGTGTTCCGTGACACCGAGCGGGAGCTGTTCGAGATTGAGCGCGAGCTAGAGCGAGCACGTGATTCAGCCCGGGACACGGAGTACGAACG CGTCGAACCGTTATCGTACGAGCATCTGTACACGTTGGGCCGCACCGGGGGCAGCTCGTTCGGTTCGTCCGCCCTAAACGGCTACAAACCGAAGGTCGGCATGCATTCCATCTACTCCGAGTCGGACGAAGGCGACTGGTGCTAG